The following proteins are co-located in the Acidicapsa acidisoli genome:
- the larE gene encoding ATP-dependent sacrificial sulfur transferase LarE, which produces MPDEVAIASLESKKQALYANLRSAGRLMVAYSGGTDSAYLAYAAHQVLGAEMLAVIADSPSLSRAHLRDAVDFAKSQGIPLRVIDTHELEDVEYVRNDSSRCFHCKDELFKVMSETGGPLQFTAVAYGMNADDRGDFRPGQKAAANHKVLAPLAEVGLTKEEIRTLAREAGLRVWDKPASACLSSRIAYGLPVTRETLESIEKGEEVLFSMGFRQFRVRHHGELVRIEIAREELARMLSLAMFEQASAALKRLGYKYVTLDLEGYRSGSMNALLPISEIGLIGAKPSTTSDGVN; this is translated from the coding sequence ATGCCGGATGAGGTTGCGATAGCTAGTCTCGAATCGAAAAAACAGGCGCTGTACGCGAATCTGCGGAGTGCGGGACGGCTGATGGTCGCCTACTCTGGCGGAACGGACTCGGCGTATCTGGCGTATGCCGCGCACCAGGTGCTGGGCGCGGAGATGCTTGCGGTGATCGCGGATTCTCCGAGTCTGTCGCGGGCGCATCTGCGGGACGCCGTGGATTTTGCCAAGAGCCAGGGTATTCCGCTGCGGGTGATTGACACGCATGAGCTGGAGGATGTGGAGTATGTGCGCAATGACAGCTCGCGCTGCTTTCACTGTAAGGATGAGCTATTCAAGGTAATGTCCGAAACGGGCGGACCGTTGCAGTTTACGGCCGTGGCTTATGGCATGAATGCGGACGACCGCGGAGATTTTCGACCGGGACAGAAGGCTGCGGCGAATCACAAGGTTCTTGCTCCGTTGGCCGAGGTTGGGCTCACCAAGGAAGAGATACGCACGTTGGCTCGCGAGGCTGGGCTGCGCGTATGGGACAAGCCGGCGTCGGCTTGCCTTTCTTCGCGCATCGCTTATGGATTGCCGGTGACGCGGGAGACGCTTGAATCCATTGAAAAAGGCGAAGAGGTGCTGTTTTCGATGGGATTCCGGCAGTTTCGCGTGCGACATCATGGGGAACTGGTGCGGATTGAAATTGCTCGCGAAGAACTGGCGCGAATGCTTTCGCTCGCGATGTTTGAACAGGCGAGCGCGGCGCTCAAGCGGCTGGGATACAAATATGTGACCCTGGATCTCGAAGGTTATCGATCGGGTTCGATGAATGCGCTGCTGCCGATTTCGGAGATTGGGTTGATTGGCGCAAAGCCTTCTACTACAAGTGATGGTGTGAATTGA
- the larC gene encoding nickel pincer cofactor biosynthesis protein LarC: MKIAYLDCFSGISGDMFLAALVDAGVPFSVLQDAVSGLGLEARLELRRVERSGIDSAKVDVVTLQGEIAETAHAGHHDHGHSHGHDHSHSHEDGHAHDHHHDHGHDTPHEHAHVHGRSLPAIQEIIRNSPLPVEVQATALRAFLLLGHAEAKIHNVPVESIHFHEVGAVDAIADIAAVSAGCHWLSTERGVERWICSPLNVGGGHVHCAHGTFPVPAPATLELLRDLPVYSSGPKKELVTPTGAALLRALDVTSSEFPAMKVLATGYGAGSRDLPGKPNVLRLVIGEASVPAASQQQGHAGIEERVGIIETTIDDATPELLSYVADRLLAAGAADVYRTPIQMKKGRTGMQLTILCSPDKAGALQQMVFAETTTLGLRYREEQKIVLSRSFASVDTEWGAVRIKIGMLGDGEVVNYAPEFEDCRRIAEEHGVPLKQVMQAAATAYLLKEATA, encoded by the coding sequence TTGAAAATAGCTTATCTGGATTGCTTCTCTGGTATCAGCGGGGATATGTTTCTGGCAGCGCTCGTGGATGCCGGGGTCCCGTTCTCCGTGTTGCAGGATGCGGTTTCCGGGCTTGGGCTTGAGGCTCGGCTAGAGCTGCGCCGGGTGGAGCGCAGCGGGATTGACTCGGCCAAAGTGGATGTCGTCACGCTGCAGGGCGAGATTGCGGAGACGGCTCACGCGGGTCACCACGACCATGGGCATTCGCATGGACACGATCATTCGCATTCGCACGAGGATGGCCATGCGCATGATCATCATCATGATCACGGGCACGACACGCCTCATGAACATGCTCACGTACATGGGCGCTCTCTGCCGGCGATTCAGGAGATTATTCGCAACTCACCCTTGCCGGTGGAGGTGCAGGCGACTGCGCTGCGAGCTTTTCTGTTGCTTGGCCATGCGGAAGCGAAGATACATAACGTGCCGGTCGAGAGCATTCACTTTCACGAGGTGGGTGCTGTGGATGCGATTGCGGATATCGCCGCTGTCTCCGCCGGTTGCCATTGGCTGAGCACAGAACGCGGCGTAGAGCGCTGGATATGTTCTCCGCTCAATGTTGGCGGCGGCCATGTGCATTGCGCGCACGGGACATTTCCGGTTCCTGCGCCTGCGACGCTTGAATTGCTGCGCGATCTACCGGTCTATTCTTCTGGTCCCAAGAAGGAGCTGGTCACGCCTACGGGAGCAGCGCTGCTGCGGGCGCTGGATGTGACTTCTTCGGAGTTTCCGGCGATGAAGGTGCTTGCAACCGGATATGGCGCGGGATCTCGCGATCTGCCTGGCAAGCCGAATGTTCTGAGGCTTGTTATCGGAGAAGCTTCGGTGCCGGCGGCCTCGCAGCAGCAAGGCCATGCAGGAATTGAGGAGCGCGTTGGCATTATCGAGACGACGATTGATGACGCCACGCCGGAGCTGCTGTCGTATGTTGCGGACCGGCTGCTGGCTGCGGGCGCGGCGGATGTGTATCGGACGCCCATTCAGATGAAGAAGGGGCGTACCGGGATGCAGTTGACGATTCTCTGTTCGCCGGACAAGGCTGGGGCTTTGCAACAGATGGTCTTTGCCGAGACGACGACGCTTGGGCTTCGCTACCGGGAAGAGCAGAAGATTGTTTTGTCGCGAAGCTTTGCTTCGGTCGATACGGAGTGGGGCGCGGTGAGGATCAAGATCGGGATGCTGGGGGATGGCGAGGTTGTGAACTATGCGCCGGAGTTTGAAGATTGCCGCCGGATTGCAGAGGAGCATGGCGTGCCTTTGAAACAGGTGATGCAGGCGGCGGCGACCGCGTATCTGCTGAAGGAAGCG